In Nomascus leucogenys isolate Asia chromosome 3, Asia_NLE_v1, whole genome shotgun sequence, the genomic window tgaaaatattctatgtcTTGATTTGGTATGGGTTACATGGACATACACATTTATCAAGACtcattgaactgtacatttaGAATGCACACTTGTGCATGTCaccatatataaatttaattttagtttagaaagaaagttataaaaatggaataagaaGAGTAATAagaatagctgacatttattgagcacttgttcTGTGCTAAAATTATTACTATCCTCTGTGCAGAATCTTTCAGCGCTTGCATTTAGATTGGTGGTATCTCAAATAAGTGCTTCAGTGATGGTGGctattattataaatacataaaatatgtcaaaatactTACAGGATAAGAGGGTCATAATATAAACCCCTGGACAGTCACAAAATTACACActtttttcactcttttataTCCAAATGAGGATAATATCATTGTAATGATACTATGTTGTCATTTATAGGATCTGTTTTTACatcataggattttttttcagtttttatttttggtacttCAACTTGTGATAGTCACTAAAAACTTGATATGTGCCTTTATTTGCaacagtaaaatgaaaaactgaCTAAAATTGAAGGGGTCAGGACAGTTAAACCAATTTTACTGGCTTTTATAAAAAGCTTAAAGGAATAACCTCCTAAGGTCGGGAATGCCTTTTtctctagaaatgaaaaaggcaTCATAAAAAGACACTTACTGGGTtcataaaattcaaatgaatataTTATTACCAAGTTTCACAATATTAAAAGACAGATgataaaaggagaaatgaaatacatgaaagaaaattgaaattgatCATCAAAAATGCTAGGTATAAGAACCCTGGAAAATTCACTGGTAAACCAATTAGAATTACATTACAATTCAAATGATTACCATAAAATCTAATATCATTTAatatgaaatttcatttttctattttcccaagTAAAAGACAGAGCTTAGTCAAGTATACTTAAAATTCATGTCATTTATCAAGTGTCTGGTAACCTAAAATAAATCAAACTCTGGTTATATAATATAGTTATTCTGGTTAATCTGACTAATTTATGTGCCCCTTAATCATTTTTTATCGAGTTACTAAATGAACAGAAAGCAATCGTTTTTATCTCTGATGCTAATCATCAGAGCCATTCTGTCTTTACATCTCTTTTGTAATCACTTCAGTTCTGTAAAATGGAAGCAGATACCAAATGAAGCTTCCATTGCTTATGTGACTGATATCaactataaaatattcaaataaactgCAACAGACTATGCAGGTAGGCTACCAACCAACAAAATAATTCCTTCTCTTCCACATCAGCAGTTTTTTTTGTCACATGTGCTAAGTTAGTgaagcaattattttttaagtacatGTCTATAGCTTTTCTATCCCTTACCACACACTGCCTGACATGTTTAAGCAACCAAATAACGCTATTTCTACAATTACATCTTTTATGAAACTGGACCTTATTTGATACAacactaagaaaataaagatgagcttttttaaattaatagactatttttagagcaatttAACTTTACAGAAACACTGAACAGAAAGTACAGAATTCCTATACACTTCCTGTTCTCTGTGTCCCCCACAGATTCTCCTGTTATTAACAGCTTTCATTAATGTGGCACATTTGTTACCATTGATGAGCCAATACTGATaaattgttattaactacagtctatagtttacattagatTTCACTCTTTGTATTGTACAGCTCTACAGGTTTTAACAAATGCATAAAGTCGTGTATTCATCAATATCATATCATAAAGAATAGTTTCAGGACCCTAAAAATCTCCTGTACTCCACCTATTCATCCTCCCTGCAAATCTTTTGCAACCACTCATCCTTTTACTGTCACTATAGTCTTGCCTTTTCAAGAATGTCATACGGTTGGAATCGTGTAATATGTAGCCTTTTCCGATTGGCTGCATTCACTTAACAGTACACTTTTAAAGTTCTTCtatatcttttcatggcttgacagcTTTTTGTTCATAACTGACAAGTCTTCCATTATATCATTATACCATAATCATTTATCtgttcacctattgaaggacatcgtTGTTTCTTCTAAATTTTGGGAATGATGAAAAAGCCACATTCAACATTTATGTCAAAGTCTTTTTCTATAGATAGAAGTCTTCAACTCATTTAAGTAAATACCAAAGAACATTACTGCTGGATCATAGAGTTTAGATTTGTAAGAAACtttcaaactgtcttccaaagtgagtATACCATTGGGTTTTCAACGAAAAGTGAATGACAGTGTtgtgctccacatcctcatcagcatttagTGTCataagtgttttttatttttgccattgtaATAGTAGTAACACTGtgtcgttgttgtttttatttcaattgtcTAATGACATAcaatgttaaacatctttttgtatatttatttgcaCAAGATCAGATGAGTTTGTTGgtcaattctaccaaacattgaaggaagaaatgataCCAATTCTCTACTAtctgtttcagaaaatagaatCAGAGACTGTTCTTGTTTTCTATGATGCCAGCATTATTTCATacaaaagtcaaagaaataaatcacaagaaaggaaaaatgcagACCAATATTTCTGattgaacataaatgcaaaaatcttcaagaaaGTATTAGTAAAGTCAATCCAACTATGCATAAAAAAAATATGTACCCTGACCAAATAGGATTTATTCCAgttatgcaaggctggttcagtgTTTGAAGATCAACTAATGAAATCCATCATATTAACacgctaaagaagaaaaattatattctcacataaatagatgcagaaaaagcattcaacaatgCTCCACACCTGAAACCACCCCAATTGTCTCATAGAACTGACGTTTATGgtttattttgaataaacatagaaattgactcttccagtcttaaaacttgagaaagttacatttaCCTTATTTGAactcctttctcaggaaaccagcTATCAGAACTCCTAAATAATATCAAGTAACTGAAATTTACCAAATCTTTGTATCTGGACAATAAGACTCCACACCCCTCACCCATCATGATTGCCTAAGTGATTACCTGCTTCCTGTTGACAACTCTTCTTTactcctccctaattcctgttttcctgcatgtagttacatttcttccctacTGTATAAACCCCTGATTTTAGTTGGTCAAGGAGATGggtttgagactgatctcccattcCCTCAGCTGCAGTACCCGATTAAAGCCAACacttgtctcagtgattggctttctgtgtggtgaCCAGCAGGATCTAGACTGAACCCCTGGCTTTTTAATAGCACACCCATTCATGATGCAAACTCTAGGCCCCATCTAGTGATGAGTGCATTGAAGACATTCTTCATCTTCAATAaaggctgttttttattttatttctggcattttcttttttttttttgagacggagtcttgctctgtggcccaggctggagtgcagtggcgcaatctcggctcactgcaagctccacctcccgggttcacgccattctcctgcctcagcctctccgagtagctgggaccacaggcgcccgtcaccacgcccagctaattttttgtatttttagtagagacgaggtttcaccgtggtctcgatctcctaacctcgtgatctgcccgcctcggcctcccaaagtgctgggattacaagcgtgagccactgcgcccggcctatttctgGCATTTTCTATTGATATTTTTTAGAGTTACATCcctctctgatatggtttggctctgtgtcaccacccaaacctcatctccaactataatccccatgtgtcaagggagggacctgtaattcCTACATGTTAAGGGAGGCAgctgactggatcatgggggcagttttccccatgctgttcttgtgatattgagtgagttctcatgagatttgatggttttataagtgtttgacctTTCCTGCTTCACATGCTCACACTCTCTCctgtcaccttgtgaagaaggtgactgcttcaccttctgccatgattgtaagtttcccaaggcctcccagccgtgtagaactgtgagtcaattaagcctcctttgcttataaattaccaaggctcaggtagtatctttttttttttttccattttccaaattttattccaaaaaaaGGGGATGTGTGTGGAAGATTAAGATGTCCATGAAGAGTAACCATCATCATTACAATAAAGTATTCAACTGGACAGAAATGACAAGGACCCAATTCAGTATGTAATGTCCTATTTTCCCACTGCACCAGTTAAAAAAAGTCAAAGCCTTCCTAGTGTGGAAGAGTAGGACAGCTTTTACACTGAAATGGTGCCCCAAATAAGTAATGAAATCTCTGATTCTGtctatttatccttttctttctgttctttttccttcttctcacgCTCAGCTTTGGCTTCTTCTTCCTCGTGTTTTTTGATCAGCTGCTCcacttctttttgtttgagaACTCTGATTACCGTCTTTCCATTCTCTCTTGTTAGTGTTGCAATTTCCACTTTTTCAGCAGAGAGTTTACTAACATCCATGGTCTTATTTAGTACTTTGATAGCTAAAGCAAGTGCTGACTTCAAGGTCATTTCTCCTTCTTTGTAGTCTTGTTTCAACATTGACACAGCTGCAGCGCTATTATTTCCAATGCATGTGGCCTTCCATCCCCCGTAATTTCCACTAGGGTCActctgatagagctgaaagccaTAGTGCTTATCCCAGCCAATGTACAGCAATGAAACACCAAAGGGATGTTTTCCTCCAAATTGTGTATAAGCTTGTTTGATATCACACAGTGCTGTAACCAGCTGCTCACAAGGTATTGGCTCCTGATACTGTAATAAATACCTTTGAGCAATGAGCCTTAGTTCATTAGTCAGAACATTAGCATCAGAAGTTATGCCTGCCACACTGCAAGCCATGTCCTCATTGAGTTTataaattttttcagaaaaaaagacttcatCAAGAAGCTTGTGGATGTTGCGTCTCTCTGCTGCAAGCAAAACACCATCATTTGCTAAAATTCCCAAACAGGTGCCTGCATGTCCAATAGCTTCCATGGCATATTCAACTTGGTATAAGCGACCTTCTGGAGAAAATATAGTGGCCCTGGAGTCATATCTTCGAGACATGTTTTCTGAACTTTATATAGTTCCAGATGGAAGACCCTGAAGACTTGAGATGTCCAAGGAGCCCTTAACTCCGCAGAAGAATAAACCAccctcaggtagtatctttatagcagtgtgagaatggactaatacagtaaattggtactgcagagaATTGGGTACCctaaaaagatacttgaaaaggtggaagcaactttggaagtgggtaatgggcagagactggaacagtttggaggtctcGGAAGAAGACAGGATAAAGTGGGAAaatttggagcttcctagagacttgttgaatggttctgaccaaaatgctgattgtgaggtgaacaatgaagtccaggctgaggtggtcttagatggagataaggaacttattgggaactagagTAAATGTCACTAAcactatgctttagcaaagagactggtggtattttgcccctgccctagagatctgtggaactttgaacttgagagatgatttagggtatcttatggaagaaatttctaagcatcagGGCATTCAAGACATGACCTGGATTTTtctgaaagcattcagttttatgcattcacaaagagatggtctgaaattgAATCTTATGtgtaaaagggaagcagagcataaaggtttggaaaatttgcagcctgacaatgtgatagaaaagaaaaacccattttctggggagaattcaagcaggctgcagaaatttgcataactaacaaggagctgaatgttaatctccaaaataatggggaaaatgtctccagggcaggTTAGAGATCTTGGTGGTAGCCTCTCCTACCACAGGTCTGGAAGCCTAGGACAATaaatggtttcgtgggccaggcccagggccctcaCTGCTCCAcccagccttgggacatggtacCCTGCATCCTAGCCACTTTGGCTCTGgctatggctaaaaggggccaaggcacAACTCCTgaattgcttcagagggtgcaagccccaaacctaGGCAGCTTATATGTGATGTTGGGCCTGCAAGTgcgcagaagtcaagaattgaggtttgagaacctccacctagatttcagaggatatatggacaGAAGTCTTATGcagaggtggagccctcatggagagccTCTGGAGAACCtcatggagccctcatggagaacctctgctagggcagtgcagaagagaaacTAGGGATTTGAGCTACCACACAGAGTCTCGACTAGGGCACTGCCTTGTGGAGCTATGAGAAGTgggccactgttctccagaccccagaatggtagatccaacaacagcttgcactgtgtgcctggaaaagccacagggaCTCAATGTCTGCCTGTGAAGGTGCTGCCCAAACTGTAGGAGCCCACctaccccttgcatcagtgtccCCTGGATATGAGacttggagtcaaaggagataattttggagctttaagatttgatgaCTTCACTACTGGATTTTGAACttccatggggcctgtagcccctttgttttggccaatttctcccatttagaatgggagcatttacccagtgcctatacccccattgtatctaggaagtaactaagttGCTGCTGATTTTACAGGTTTataggtggaaaggacttgccttgtctcagatgagactttggacttggacttttgggttaatgcagggatgagttaagactttgggggactgttgggaaggcatcattggttttgaaatgtgaaaaacatgAGATTTGCAAGAGGTAGGAGTGGAATTATATGGGTTcagttctgtgtccccacccaaatcttatctagAATTGTAATACACATATGTCAAGAGAGGGACCTATAATACCCACATATTGAGGGAGAGAGGTGATTAGACCATGGGGGAAGTTCCTCCCttactgttctcatgacagtgagtgagttctcatgagatctgatggttttataagtgtttgatagTTCCTCCCTCACACACTTAAACTCtgtcctgccaccttgtgaaagatgcctgcttccctttctgtcatgatcataagtttcctgaggcctcccgagACATGCAAAacttgagtcaattaaacctcctttgtttataaattacccagtctcaggtactatCTTTATACCAGTgttagaatggactaatatattcTCCTTATATCAT contains:
- the LOC100607527 gene encoding proteasome subunit alpha type-4; its protein translation is MSRRYDSRATIFSPEGRLYQVEYAMEAIGHAGTCLGILANDGVLLAAERRNIHKLLDEVFFSEKIYKLNEDMACSVAGITSDANVLTNELRLIAQRYLLQYQEPIPCEQLVTALCDIKQAYTQFGGKHPFGVSLLYIGWDKHYGFQLYQSDPSGNYGGWKATCIGNNSAAAVSMLKQDYKEGEMTLKSALALAIKVLNKTMDVSKLSAEKVEIATLTRENGKTVIRVLKQKEVEQLIKKHEEEEAKAEREKKEKEQKEKDK